A genomic region of uncultured Roseibium sp. contains the following coding sequences:
- a CDS encoding VPLPA-CTERM sorting domain-containing protein, producing the protein MNFGTKLCVAAALVVGSVSAASAAPSFTVLAGSNDGVSNTADVFAPDFGAFTYAADTMDAAVITPPPGSTSAINKSPWSNTGLEDVNSYFAVGPDPSTSPDPATLTFGFVRTTFELLWGSIDRYNVLEFSLASGGTYSVDPSTVAAAVNALTGVASCGSGPSDNLGCTALVSFDAGQGDSFTSVSFGTTGAQAFEFATAVPLPAAGWLLIGGIGGLAAMRRRKKA; encoded by the coding sequence ATGAATTTTGGAACAAAGCTTTGTGTCGCAGCTGCTCTGGTCGTTGGATCAGTAAGCGCGGCATCTGCTGCACCGTCCTTTACCGTGCTTGCAGGTTCGAACGACGGCGTTTCCAACACTGCAGATGTGTTCGCACCTGATTTTGGCGCGTTCACATATGCTGCGGACACGATGGATGCCGCTGTCATCACTCCTCCTCCGGGCAGCACGAGTGCGATCAACAAGTCGCCTTGGTCCAACACGGGTCTGGAAGATGTCAACAGCTACTTCGCGGTTGGCCCCGACCCGTCCACGAGCCCGGATCCGGCAACGCTGACGTTCGGTTTCGTTAGAACGACGTTTGAACTCCTTTGGGGTTCGATCGACCGTTACAACGTTCTTGAGTTCTCGCTTGCGAGCGGCGGCACGTACTCCGTGGATCCGTCGACGGTTGCTGCAGCTGTAAACGCTCTGACCGGCGTCGCATCCTGTGGCTCGGGTCCGTCTGATAACCTCGGCTGTACTGCCCTGGTATCGTTCGACGCGGGCCAAGGCGACAGCTTCACCTCGGTGTCCTTTGGCACCACAGGTGCGCAGGCATTCGAATTCGCGACAGCTGTTCCGCTTCCTGCTGCTGGATGGTTGCTGATCGGCGGTATTGGCGGTCTGGCCGCGATGCGTCGTCGCAAGAAAGCATAA
- a CDS encoding methyltransferase domain-containing protein, protein MLLTESSHYEYARNSFVEKIYEVCQKFEAADILELGGGRYPFYTHGKFPESINSYTVNDIDQSELDAGPGGYKTACFDVCGDVSDFENKYDVIISRMFAEHVADGKAMHSNCLKLLKPGGIAFHYNPKLYSLPFFANLILPEAVSRAILFTFKPKTGSGERTKFPVHYSLCRGTSASMESKIQALGYSEVQVVPFYGHNYYSHIPPLQPFEKFFTSLSMKNNWSFFSTFVYTLARR, encoded by the coding sequence ATGTTGCTCACCGAGAGTAGCCACTACGAATATGCTCGAAACTCATTTGTTGAGAAAATTTATGAAGTTTGTCAGAAGTTTGAAGCTGCAGACATTTTGGAACTCGGTGGCGGCCGGTATCCGTTCTACACTCACGGCAAGTTCCCAGAAAGCATTAACTCCTACACAGTGAATGACATTGACCAAAGTGAATTGGATGCGGGTCCAGGCGGCTACAAAACAGCGTGTTTCGATGTATGCGGGGATGTTTCTGATTTCGAAAACAAATACGACGTCATTATTTCTCGTATGTTTGCCGAACACGTTGCCGATGGAAAGGCAATGCATAGCAACTGTTTGAAGTTGTTGAAGCCCGGGGGGATAGCGTTCCACTACAATCCGAAGCTTTATTCGCTGCCGTTTTTTGCGAACTTGATCTTACCCGAAGCGGTTTCGAGAGCAATCTTGTTCACTTTCAAACCAAAAACCGGATCTGGCGAGCGGACAAAATTTCCGGTCCACTATTCCTTGTGCCGTGGTACCTCGGCTTCGATGGAAAGCAAGATACAGGCATTGGGCTACAGTGAAGTTCAAGTAGTTCCATTTTACGGGCACAATTATTATTCTCACATACCCCCACTTCAACCCTTCGAAAAGTTCTTTACGTCGCTTTCGATGAAAAATAACTGGTCGTTTTTCAGCACCTTTGTTTACACCTTGGCGCGCCGGTGA
- a CDS encoding glycosyltransferase family 2 protein yields MVEHQKERLEQSGSKPELTVIVVSYNTRDLTLKALETLFATTREATFNTIVYDNASQDGSAEAVAARFPDVTLIAAKENIGFARANNEAAKFADTEWLLLLNPDTECHKGAVDNLLAFGKAKPEAGIYGGRTVFPDGSLNIASCWNKITPWSLFCSAFGLSALFPKNALFNPEAFGGWKRDSVRKVDIVVGCFLLIRRSLWEELDGFNTRYFMYGEEADLCLRARALGYHPMITPDAQIMHLIGAASAKRTDKVVLVAKAKATLINDHWPMYQQPVGRMLLLLWAFNRYSASRVLGFVKRHVSAGGSAARSDHWKAIWESRAEWMSGY; encoded by the coding sequence ATGGTTGAACATCAAAAGGAACGTCTGGAGCAATCTGGGTCGAAGCCGGAATTGACGGTGATTGTTGTCAGCTACAATACCAGGGATCTGACGCTCAAGGCCCTGGAAACTCTGTTTGCGACTACGCGCGAAGCCACATTCAATACGATTGTTTATGACAACGCGTCGCAGGATGGGTCAGCGGAGGCAGTCGCAGCGCGGTTTCCTGATGTGACCCTGATTGCCGCAAAGGAAAACATCGGATTCGCGAGAGCCAACAATGAAGCGGCCAAATTCGCAGATACTGAATGGCTATTGCTCCTGAACCCGGACACGGAGTGCCACAAAGGCGCTGTAGATAACCTCTTGGCTTTTGGAAAAGCCAAACCCGAGGCAGGAATCTACGGAGGGCGCACAGTGTTTCCCGACGGGTCGCTGAATATTGCATCCTGCTGGAACAAGATCACGCCTTGGAGCTTGTTCTGCTCCGCCTTCGGCCTTTCGGCGCTGTTTCCGAAAAACGCGCTGTTCAATCCCGAAGCTTTTGGCGGATGGAAACGGGACAGCGTGCGAAAGGTTGACATCGTCGTCGGCTGTTTTCTGCTTATTCGCCGCAGTCTCTGGGAAGAATTAGACGGGTTCAACACGCGTTATTTCATGTACGGAGAAGAAGCCGATCTGTGCCTTCGCGCGCGCGCGCTTGGCTATCATCCAATGATTACGCCTGACGCCCAAATAATGCACCTGATCGGTGCGGCGAGTGCCAAGCGTACAGACAAGGTGGTCCTCGTGGCAAAGGCCAAGGCAACGCTTATCAATGATCACTGGCCAATGTACCAGCAACCGGTTGGACGTATGCTTCTGCTCTTGTGGGCGTTCAACCGCTACAGTGCGAGCAGGGTTTTGGGCTTCGTGAAGAGGCATGTTTCCGCTGGCGGGAGCGCAGCGCGATCTGATCATTGGAAGGCAATTTGGGAAAGCAGGGCGGAGTGGATGTCGGGTTACTAA